In Lolium perenne isolate Kyuss_39 chromosome 5, Kyuss_2.0, whole genome shotgun sequence, the sequence ATATACTTCATCTATAAATAGATGTCTGATATTTTtcgaaatttggatgtatctagacactaaattgCATCTAGATACATTCAGATTTAGATAAATCTTAGACGTTTATTTATGGGCTGAGGTAGTACTTCCTAAAGCTAGTTTTCGCAACATTATGTTGAGAAGTAAATGTCCAGAAATGTTGATACATTCAGATTTAGATAAATTTTAGACGTTTATTTATCGACTGAGGTAGTACTTCCTAAAAATAGTTTTCGCAACATTATGATGAGAAGTAAATGTCCAGAAATGTTGATACATTCAGATTTAGATAAATTTTAGACGTTTATTTATGGACTGAGGGTAGTACTTCCTAAAACTAGTTTTCGCAACATTATGTTGAGAAGTAAATGTCCAGAAATGTGTGAAGtttgaattttacaaaaaatgaGGGGCGTTGCGAGAATCGAACTCGCGACCTCTCGCACCCAAAGCGAGAATCATACCACTAGACCAAACGCCCTTTGATGACAGAGCGTGCTAATCATCATTTATCTTATGATGATCACCCTTAATTGTCTCGGTGGCCATTTTCCCTCCAACATTTTCCCTCCCCCCTCCGAATTTCTCCATTTCCCTCCTCGCCGCCCGCCCGTACATCTCTCTCCGCCCCGCACACAGATTCCCACACCTCGCCGCCGCCATGGAGGACGCCGGCGACGACCTGGACCTCCTCATGTCCCTGGACGAGGACGGCGCCCAGGTCGTCCTCGAGACCCCTCCGTCCTCCCCGCCCCCCGCCGGCGGCCACGGCGCCTACACCCCTCCGAGGGTGGCGCCCCGCCCCGGCGGCACCGACATGTCCGTCTTCCGCGACGCCGTCAAGGACTACATCGAGGCCGTCCCGACCTCCACCTCCGGATCCGGCCCCAAGCGCCCCAAGCTCCCCAAATCGACCCAAACCCTCGTCGACAACTACTCCGGCCTCCGCATCAAGAACATGGCCGTCTCGCCGCCCGAGATCGCCGACCGCTTCGCCGACGTCCGATTCGTCCGCATTTCCGCCTTCCAGTACGTTTTTTTTTCTTCTGATTTCCCCCGAATTCCTCCGTTTTTTTTCTCTTGCTAGAACTCTACATTCCGAGTCGCGCACTCATCTCTCGAATTTGGGGAACAGGAACCTGGCCGGCGGCGACACCTTCTCGGGCTGCTGGGCGACCGCCGGCGTGGTGCTGGACAAGGGCACGACGCGAGTGAGCGCGCAGGGGCAGGACTACAGCATCTGGAAGATGGGCGCGCTGGACGACTCCGAGGTGTCGGTGTTCCTCTTCGGGGACGCCCACACCCACTACTCCGGCGGCGCCGTCGGGGACGTCTTCGCGCTCTTCAATGGCAACGTCCGAATGGACAAGGCGGTACTATGCTTGCTCGCAATCCTCTTTTGTTCTATAGATCAGTTGATGCTTTGAGGATGTTCTGACTTAATTCATTGTTGGTGGCAATGTTCCTGCAGGGAAAAGGGTTCTCGGTGAGTGTTGGCTCAGTGGGCCAGATGATGAAGATGGGCGTCTCGGCGGATTTCAGTATCTGCAAAGGGAAGAGGAAAGATGGGATGGCTTGCACCATGGCCACAAACAAGTATGCAGTACTTCTTCCTGCACGATGAGATTTATCTCTGAAAATATGTAGTTGCACATTGCCAATAAGATTGAGGAAGATGTAGAAACTAAAGACTATGCTCACACCCAGGAAATTCTATGATCATCTCCTCAGAGATACTAATACTTACCAGGAATGCAATATGTGCTAGCACCGAAATGACATTAAGCCCATTTAGGCGTATGTTGGCCTTCCTATGATCATACCCTGTTCAAGATGTGACGATCATGGCAACCATCGGACAGTGGTGGACCAAGAACATTTACGAAGCCCGGGCAAACATGCTTAAGATGTCTATTTTTGAACAAAATCGCCATCGATAATCACAAACGCAAGCAGGTAGACTGACGGAAGCCTGGGCGGTTGCCCGGGCAGGAGGGATGCTAGATCCGCCCCTCCATCGCATACTTTAACAGTATGCTCATAAGCA encodes:
- the LOC127302713 gene encoding uncharacterized protein, whose translation is MEDAGDDLDLLMSLDEDGAQVVLETPPSSPPPAGGHGAYTPPRVAPRPGGTDMSVFRDAVKDYIEAVPTSTSGSGPKRPKLPKSTQTLVDNYSGLRIKNMAVSPPEIADRFADVRFVRISAFQNLAGGDTFSGCWATAGVVLDKGTTRVSAQGQDYSIWKMGALDDSEVSVFLFGDAHTHYSGGAVGDVFALFNGNVRMDKAGKGFSVSVGSVGQMMKMGVSADFSICKGKRKDGMACTMATNKRKGSYCKFHSSNTSSQKHFTGRAELKGGNFQFAANLRSRGIYMVKPPSEQSGPRNPSRPVKVMSIDGLKRALSHADKVTSKNNSQGIRFLSHVTGGTEPKLVRNGATVLEKPMSTWSSLSAKLSASRRATSSGTKLAPKPSLQKQEQDAKRRKANEPPGNTIELDLGSSDDEEIDIVLRR